TATAAGCGATTAGTCGACGCTGGCAAACCTAAAAAGGTTGCTCTGATTGCCTGCATGAGAAAGCAGATTACCATCCTGAATACGATGGTGAAAAATAACACCTATTGGGATGAAAGTATGGCTTAAAAACTTGACGAGTAACCATAGTCACTTGTATTGCCATAACGGCAGATACTCATGAGGTATAGTAAAGACCACATGAAAATGTTCTGTATCAAATAATTTACGACGCTGCTGATCAACCCACTGGAGCTGTTTTCTGCCTGAGCAGAGCGGGCAACTTCTATGCCTACAAGAATGATGCTGTTCAGTGACATGGTTGTGCTTACAACGATAATAACTGCTTCCCATCGATTTTGTACGGCATTCTTGTATCGAGGAGATAGCTTTTAAATTTTTTAGTGGCTGCGCAGTTTTAGATAAATAACCACTGTACGCAGAAAATATATTTTGCAATACCCGGTTATGCATTTTCTAAAATGCCTCTTATAATTTAAAAGTGGCACCACTCCCGCGCAGCGGGTTTGTACAACGCCGCCATAAACGGCGCGAGTTTATGAGCGTCCGGCGACCAAAGGGAGCGAATTTAATGGCTTTGTTATGCGCTAGGACAATTAACACCACTACAGTACTCCTGAACGCCTGATTTCAGCTCTTTGACTGCACATTGTTCTTGCAGCTGATTCTCTAGCTTGATAATAAATGGGTAGATTGCATCAACAGCTTCTTGGGGTGGATAGCAGTTTAGACACCCATACCCATGTCTGAATTCGACTTTTCCATCGTAGGATTCTAAAAAATAGAAGTTATTCTTAATTCCGCTATACGTATACCAGTAGCGATGAACGATATTTGGCTTTTCTATTCTATGCAAAGTTAATGGTCTGCCCCCTTCCTCCCTACTGTAAGAAATTTGAGAGATACCATCGATAGCTTGCACAGCGGACAAAACACAATCGGTAGTCGGGTATGCCTCGAAATATGCGACACGAGTGACTCCTCTTATTGTGTCACAGCCCGTTAATATCAAAAATAGTATTGGTATTAGTAGATACTTCATATCAATTTCGCGTATAACGCCTCAAACACCGGCTTAGTGAAGTTGGCGGCTTTTTTGGAACAAAAAAGGTGACAGCTTTGCCAAGTCCGAGTGCTTTGACTTGTTAAGCCTTTGGTTCGAAATAAAGCTCATACCTTTCTAAGTGCTCCAGTTTAAAAAATTCTTGGTCTTCAAGATCTTCTACGGCATCAGGGTCTTCCTTGCCTGAATTTAGAGATCTTATGGTTAGCTTGTAAACCCCAGCCCCAATATTAAACTCTGGCTCATCATCACGACCATAAACTGGTGATGACAATTTTACCTTGCCAGAATTGATTATAATTTCAGTGATAGCATCATGCCCGCCTTCAGGCAGTGCTTCACTGGGGGCACCTTTGTGGATGGTCACAGCATGATCATTGTAATCACCGATAGCAACAACATGGATGCTGTTCTTACCTTGAAGATATCCTTTTTTAAGCACTTCATCAGACCACTCTTCATCTACCGCATAAGGGTCGGCATCACTGTCAAAGACATAAAACTGATAGTGATCTGCAAATATTCTGTGTTGTCCGATCATGACTTCTCTTGAGGCTTAATCGGGATAGGGAGGCACCTCACGATGCCTCTCCTCCCACACCACCAGGCATACGGGTCACGTACCATGGCGGTTCAATTCTATTCCCCTTCCTATCTGCCAATTCCGGCAGCCCCAAGTTCCTAAAGTATCTATTTGGCAATGCTCTGTAAAGGGCAGGACTTTTGCTTAGCCTCCATGGTCCATGCGCTGATTTGGCCGTGTTCCACGCTAAAAAGCGATCAACACCCAGCTTTCTTAATCTGCGGTAACCACTACGTCCCCATTGCTTCCATAGATAACATCGCAACTTCCGCCTTATCCACTTGTCCAGATCTTTCAGAGGGCTCAGTACTTCACTGATGTCAAAGTACGCTTTCCAACCAAGCAGGGACTTCTTTAACTCTTCTATGATCTGAGTAAACTTGCGGCCTCGTGTTCGGCGGGTGATCATTCTGATCTTTGCCTTCAATTTATTAATCGATGATTCTGATACCTTTATCCGGGCATCCTTCTTCAGCAATCTAAATCCTAGAAAGCTCCGCTTCCAGAAGTGATCCTCTGCACTCTTCTCAGTATTTACTGTGAGCTTCAGCTTACATTTGATGAAGTGCGTAAGGCTTACTTTTATCCGCTCTGCAGACCGACGACTTCCCACCAGTATTTGAAAATCATCGGCATATCGCACAAAACTGAGTTGCCGCTTGTGCAGCTCCCAGTCCAGTTCATTAAGCACAATATTAGCTAGAAGCGGAGATAGCGGCCCACCTTGCGGTACGCCTTTTGTAGTAGCTATTAACTCGCCATCGACTACCGTCGGCGCTTTTAGGTATCGGTTTATCAACCCCAGAACATCAGCCGGTATTCCACTTTTCTTCAGTGTTAGCATGAGCTTGTCATGATTCACTTCATCAAAGAAGGATTTCAAGTCCATATCGATCGTCCAGCGCTTTCCTTGCCGGACAAAGTTTTGGACCTGTCTAATCGCCTGGTGTGCCGATCGATTTGGTCTAAAACCAAAACTAAGAGCATGAAACTTCGGCTCCCATTGCTCACTGAGTATCTGTGCGATAGCTTGTTGGATCAACCTATCTTGCACAGTGGGTATACCCAATGGACGCAGGCCTCCATTGCCTTTTGGTATAAAGACGCGTTTCACCGGTTGAGGACGATAGCTACTACTTAACACCTTTTGTCGGGTAGCAATCCAGGTCTGCTTAAGATGTTCCGGCAACTGTTTTACCGTCATACCATCGAGACCTGGCGCACCCTGGTTACGAGAAACTTGTTGTAATGCTCGAAACAGATTATTCCTATCTAGAATTCGCTGCATTAAAAGAGATGGGAAATTGGACAATGTATGATTAAGTTTCCAGTTTGATGTTCATCCAGAAAAAAATATTTTTTTTCTGGCAACTAAGTTACTTGTCAGATGCAGTCATCAAGCTCTGCATTAATAATACCGTCCAGAATTGTTCAGGCCTTCAGTAGCACGAAATCTACCTACTATGCCCTCTGCTGACTTCTATGGGTCGGTCAAAACCAATCTCTCAGTTTTCAGTTACTCCATTAACAACCCATAGACCTCCCAGGGTAAGACATTTAACTTTCTTCACGTAGATGCTGGATTTATAAAACGTAGGCCAGTTGTGGATGGAGAGCTTTATGGTCACGTGCCCACTGGCTCCGCCTACGTCACACCTCATATCCAGTTCTTGTTCATCACCCCGTGAATTTGCGTTGGGCTTCCTCCAGCCAATACCTCGCGATATTAACCTTGCCCTTTCGCTAACCTTCGGCTCCACGAATACCTGGTAAGAGGACTTTCACCTCTCTAGTTAAATGCCATGCCTGGCACACACGCCGCTAGCAAGGGCAGCCGAAGCAACGCGTAGGCTGTCCAGCCCAGCCCCGAAGGGGTTGGGCGAGCTTGCCTAGCCTGGTTATGGCTGGCGCGCTCGGGACCGACTACTAGCACTTTGCCAGCCATAGTTTGGCTGGCCGCTGCCCAATATTTACGAGGGAAGAATACCGCACTTTCCCTAACCAATTCCTATCTTACTGGCAATCCGCGAAATTGCAGCGGACTGCCTCTTTTTACAACACCCGAGCGAACACTCTTGGAGCGAAACTGCCTGAATAGCAATCAGTAAAATTGCTCAATACCAGATGCTATTTAGTGGCACGAAACCTTCAGTTATCACGAAAAATCAATAAAACCGACCGCCACAATAACGCCCGCGTAATAGGCGCGAGCTTGCGAGCGTCCTAATTGACGCGCTTGTTAAGCGATTCATGCCGACTTTTCCAATGCCCAATCGCTTGGCCCAGAGACTGCCAATATAGGAGCGCGAACTCTAATATCGATCCGAGAAAGCAGCCCATACAATAGGTCGTTTAAATTATGGTCATTTAGATAGTGCGAAACAAACATATCGAGAGAGTCTATTTTACCGGTAAGGCTATATGCTTCTTTTATATTCGGGTGATTGAAGAGCTTTTCGGTAAATACATAATTCTTGAATACAGGCAAAATATTCTCTGCTTCAGACTCCCGTTTAGCTTCAGAAACTGCCTCCTCTAAAGCAGCCTCATCAATTGACGCTTCCTTTTTCAAGATTGCCACTGAATCTATGTCGCCCAGCGCATGACTTAAATAGTTGAAATACATATCTTGCCACTGCATCCTGACGATGCCTTTTTGAATATCTTCATTCATGGCTTTAAATAGCTCATCAAAATTGGTGGCCAAATTAGAAAGAAGAGATAATGACTTATTGAGATTCTTTAAGTCCGAATTCTCACCAACCTCCATACCACTTATAACAGTGATCATTTTCTCTAGCTGTGATTCGGCCTCTTTGGCAATTATTGCCTGCCTCTGCTGAATTCTGTTTTTTCGGAATTGAACAAAAGCCAAAATAAAAGCTAGAGCAGTAGCTATTTGTGCGATGCCATTGATGAGGTCTAAAAACGTTATTTGGGCACCAGAGTCGTATCCATTCACAATTCCATATATAACACAGGCGCCATAGGTGACATACGCTGTGATTATCACAACGATACAAATCATCCCGACTAGATCAAGCGATATAGGCCTTTTTAGATTCGGTTTTTCAAATAGCACGATGCTAGTTCCTTGCTACCGCTTAACGCCGCATTCAGCGGCTTGTCCGCTGTAATGCTTTGTTAAACGCTTTACCGGCTAAATCTATCAACTTAGATGAGTTCGTTTTGATATTTTTTATAGTGGTGAATAAGGTTTTTCTATAAATAGATTCCTCTCTACCCCCAAACAACTCTCTGCTTGAATTTGAAACCTTGATGCCGATTAGTATTGAAAATACAAAAACAAGAATAACCCATCGCTTATTTTCTTTAGTAGATTTTCCATTAATTTTATTCTTAATCTCTTTAAATTTACTCCACTCTCTTGTGATAGTCGGCATTATAGCCTCTATAGAAAGTGCATACTTTGTATAAGGATTCACATCGCCTTTAAGTAAGCCGGGATGCCTGTTCAGATCAACACTTAATGAACTGCAATAGGCTGATGTTTTACAATTATTAGTATTGTATCGCTCGATTTCAGCCTTCAAGTTAACAGCACTGATATTCTGGTTTCTGGATAATGATAATATCTCATCAATATTTGGAGCCGAGGTAAGAGTGACCTCTACATCGTTCATGTTTCTATAGCGATCAATGTAATTTTTAGATTCTTCTGACCACAAACATAGATCCTGGTATTCTTTTTTCAGATTACCGGCACATCCGTTGTTTAGGCGTCTTAACTCGTTATCCAGTCTTGAAAGTGATGTATAAAGATTACTTTTTGCTTGTGAAAGCTCATTAGATGGGCCGACTGTGCTTTGATCGCTTACATAAAAAACAATTGCTGACACACCAAAAAGGTACCAAATATGGTCAAAGAAGCTTTTAAAACTCTTGCCTGCTCGGAATGCATGAAGAGTAATTGTTGCTATCGACCAGCTAAGCACGACTACAGTAATAGAGTTTATTAGAGCCCCTTCAGGCAAGCCCATTTGATCTGGACCACCTGATCCAATGGTAAACCTCTCTGGAACTACTGGTTCAACCGTATACACCCCAAAGCTATGCAATATGCATGGAGATAGCCAGGCCGCAAAGAGCGCAAGTGCAAACCTACTAGATAGTGCTACGGAGGAAATTACATTAACTAGGCATAGGAGCAATAGAAATAAAAAATAACCTCCTGAAATAATGTTTATTGTGCCCGGCAAATCAATATATGGGCCACTCCATATACTAGTTATTCCCAATGCCTGAAGGTTCTGTAATAAAGCGTAAGAGCCTGTCAAAGCAATGAAGTAAATGGGGGATAAGAAATCTAAGATTGCTTCCATAATTATCGTTTAACAGTGTATTCAAAAGCAGCTGCATTATATCACCTGCCAATATATCCCAGGAGTAAGAATTCACCAAAACCCAAAAAACA
This DNA window, taken from Microbulbifer sp. VAAF005, encodes the following:
- a CDS encoding transposase zinc-binding domain-containing protein, producing the protein MHNRVLQNIFSAYSGYLSKTAQPLKNLKAISSIQECRTKSMGSSYYRCKHNHVTEQHHSCRHRSCPLCSGRKQLQWVDQQRRKLFDTEHFHVVFTIPHEYLPLWQYK
- the ltrA gene encoding group II intron reverse transcriptase/maturase → MQRILDRNNLFRALQQVSRNQGAPGLDGMTVKQLPEHLKQTWIATRQKVLSSSYRPQPVKRVFIPKGNGGLRPLGIPTVQDRLIQQAIAQILSEQWEPKFHALSFGFRPNRSAHQAIRQVQNFVRQGKRWTIDMDLKSFFDEVNHDKLMLTLKKSGIPADVLGLINRYLKAPTVVDGELIATTKGVPQGGPLSPLLANIVLNELDWELHKRQLSFVRYADDFQILVGSRRSAERIKVSLTHFIKCKLKLTVNTEKSAEDHFWKRSFLGFRLLKKDARIKVSESSINKLKAKIRMITRRTRGRKFTQIIEELKKSLLGWKAYFDISEVLSPLKDLDKWIRRKLRCYLWKQWGRSGYRRLRKLGVDRFLAWNTAKSAHGPWRLSKSPALYRALPNRYFRNLGLPELADRKGNRIEPPWYVTRMPGGVGGEAS